From a single Oreochromis niloticus isolate F11D_XX linkage group LG4, O_niloticus_UMD_NMBU, whole genome shotgun sequence genomic region:
- the LOC102076638 gene encoding uncharacterized protein LOC102076638 isoform X2, with translation MKLPAAARATTATRHRGVTEISILLVALTAPMGKREREDTQMSKKMPTSPFDYSSSDDASNQVPSNSQDYFNNRPSETTSNPYRLYPNRPQQTTSNPYRLYPNRPQQTTSNPYRLYPNRPPQTTSNEYSQFNNQQVQSSSASTDDPNHVRLINHLQFNSRPQQTTSKPVVGERWKTGRIWNWFYKYSHKRSNSVVDFCTWGFPCSAKKKTAMFVVCNGITFKTSLMILSILFGHEWTSLTKCT, from the exons ATGAAACTACCTGCTGCTGCACGAGCCACTACAGCAACACGTCACCGCGGCGTCACG GAGATATCAATTCTTCTAGTTGCACTTACAGCCCCGATGGGAAAGAGGGAGCGTGAAGACACCCAGATGTCCAAGAAGATGCCAACTTCCCCATTTGACTACAGCAGTTCAGATGATG cTTCCAATCAGGTTCCATCAAATAGCCAGGACTATTTCAACAACAGACCTTCAGAGACAACAAGTAACCCTTACAGGCTGTACCCCAACAGACCTCAACAGACAACAAGTAACCCTTACAGGCTGTACCCCAACAGACCTCAACAGACAACAAGTAACCCTTACAGGCTGTACCCCAACAGACCTCCACAGACAACAAGTAACGAGTACAGCCAGTTCAACAATCAGCAGGTCCAGAGCAGCAGTGCCTCCACAGATGATCCGAATCATGTCCGGCTCATAAACCACCTTCAGTTCAACAGCAGACCCCAACAAACAACAA GTAAACCAGTGGTTGGAGAGAGGTGGAAAACTGGAAGAATCTGGAACTGGTTCTACAAATATTCACACAAAAGATCAAACTCTGTAGTAGATTTTTGTACTTGGGGATTTCCTTGTTCGGCCAAGAAGAAGACTGCCATGTTTGTGGTCTGCAACGGGATTACATTCAAGACATCACTCATGATTTTGTCTATTCTTTTTGGACATGAATGGACCTCCCTTACTAAATGCACATGA
- the LOC102076638 gene encoding uncharacterized protein LOC102076638 isoform X1 — protein MKLPAAARATTATRHRGVTEISILLVALTAPMGKREREDTQMSKKMPTSPFDYSSSDDASNQVPSNSQDYFNNRPSETTSNPYRLYPNRPQQTTSNPYRLYPNRPQQTTSNPYRLYPNRPPQTTSNEYSQFNNQQVQSSSASTDDPNHVRLINHLQFNSRPQQTTSNDYRQYHTVHTDLAASTDLVRNLQLSRMCGCVACHIFYCNTVVRHNALRGREGGVITLEMGIQNRGNRRSNGFRYFISRSVIHYLMVILIIIFNILLLVMSLLFHGRI, from the exons ATGAAACTACCTGCTGCTGCACGAGCCACTACAGCAACACGTCACCGCGGCGTCACG GAGATATCAATTCTTCTAGTTGCACTTACAGCCCCGATGGGAAAGAGGGAGCGTGAAGACACCCAGATGTCCAAGAAGATGCCAACTTCCCCATTTGACTACAGCAGTTCAGATGATG cTTCCAATCAGGTTCCATCAAATAGCCAGGACTATTTCAACAACAGACCTTCAGAGACAACAAGTAACCCTTACAGGCTGTACCCCAACAGACCTCAACAGACAACAAGTAACCCTTACAGGCTGTACCCCAACAGACCTCAACAGACAACAAGTAACCCTTACAGGCTGTACCCCAACAGACCTCCACAGACAACAAGTAACGAGTACAGCCAGTTCAACAATCAGCAGGTCCAGAGCAGCAGTGCCTCCACAGATGATCCGAATCATGTCCGGCTCATAAACCACCTTCAGTTCAACAGCAGACCCCAACAAACAACAAGTAATGATTACAGACAGTATCACACAGTCCACACAGACTTGGCCGCCTCCACAGACCTAGTGCGCAATCTCCAACTGTCCAGAATGTGTGGCTGTGTGGCTTGCCACATCTTCTACTGTAACACTGTAGTGAGGCACAATGCTCTTAGAGGCCGGGAAGGCGGTGTCATAACATTAGAGATGGGCATACAGAATAGAGGCAATAGGCGGAGCAATGGCTTTAGATACTTCATCAGCAGAAGTGTTATTCATTATCTAATGGTGATCCTaatcattatttttaatattctgcTTTTAGTAATGTCACTCTTGTTTCATGGCAGGATATAA
- the radil2a gene encoding ras-associating and dilute domain-containing protein-like, translated as MISEERSSHVNKQTLNFPVGLLIRSPKRRLAKLGRKPSNGSVQSNNSNSTVRSAESVGVRQPAKSKIRRHNNRFSTVFNQSPDLRDGGRHVQVASGSGGSLSGDLQAVDDPAELSSQMSIPGILKIFGSDICQGTNYKSVLATTQSSAKELVKQALERYCLEKEDPNNYVLCDVIGQTGADNQWKRECFRVVGDSERPLMLQSLWKPKDGFSRRFEIQLRASVEEQSLKDRDTITAGINAQARKLQKTRSRVTSLFVDSSGEDADGLGIWRSLSEMDLSAMGKEASKAQQSALREDPEAEADKEVLRLGMEKEETESSDDNTTQYSIHPPFDFPYFLLLQGYSHRQDFVIYLMSGTTTIFGCCREHHTGEDEERLKVDILLFAPDVLPQHCCVRRLDSNSQTSTGGEHRKTLTMLKPLHGAPVTRNGLLLKEEVELNPGDLVGLGKHYLFMFKDPTSTPGSLHAPPWMTRLCPNSDSRTSCLSCGSLVAGKKLQRKLLPPRWRDLEGTEASLSYELDQEEKVLQQILDMLDPNGNEPKLTPAFLLSLCIQHSSSTFELTHFRQLLLRLSNQIQLITWEKTKELAAIQPETSSGDEQSEQLQLLSMKELIPGLQPLVLWMANSIELLHFIQHEVPQLLPWRLDQEDEGLLDSEISSTRTACEEAMTVLEEVIMFTFQQTVYYLTKSMYSALSGLLDGNPFSESGQLRVPDGLESILEVLKEALKLLTAFQVHPDISLQLCAYLFFFINASLFNTLMERGSVAGFYQWSRGVQIRANLDLLMDWIQSIGLGDLATEFFQKLSAAVNLLATPKETLLQASWVSLRTEFAALKPAQLHHMLREYNSGKACPSGWSPSPGDAEDADRTADILESFDNHPPLILPSSTFHLELGKPIVEPALFEQLARLQDFISQLPRSETRAKPEAEEQPVNETTTDSQSATSASVRVAQDPADQAVSDPVDPDSLTSAEPAQARVPPGDLSSCEAVLAQKLKSLELQNTLPGQADMGYHKSLALDPSCLLTPPNTPQGMELAELEADLQEGTRQLKKASGSVGRKTGNEEAAAEEEEDREEVFAVELHKGPHGLGLALVDGTKTPLRMSGIYVKSVVPESPAAKCQKLRTGDRILAVNGVSLVGMEYSIGRELIRSSGDILKLLVAKMDSKTGIKASTLTTC; from the exons ATGATTTCGGAGGAGAGAAGCAGCCACGTAAATAAACAAACCCTGAACTTTCCCGTGGGTTTACTCATCCGCTCTCCCAAAAGGCGCCTGGCCAAACTGGGAAGAAAACCCAGCAATGGATCTGTCCA GTCCAACAACTCGAACAGCACTGTCCGCTCTGCTGAGAGCGTTGGCGTCCGGCAGCCAGCCAAGAGCAAAATCCGCCGCCACAACAACAGGTTTTCCACTGTGTTCAACCAAAGCCCCGACCTGAGAGACGGTGGACGGCATGTCCAGGTGGCGAGTGGTAGTGGCGGAAGCTTGTCTGGAGACCTCCAGGCTGTGGACGACCCAGCTGAGCTATCCAGCCAAATGTCCATTCCTGGTATCTTGAAGATCTTTGGCAGTGACATCTGCCAGGGGACCAACTACAAGAGTGTGCTGGCTACCACTCAGTCCAGTGCAAAGGAGCTGGTGAAGCAGGCCTTGGAAAG atACTGTCTGGAAAAAGAAGACCCCAACAACTACGTGCTGTGCGACGTGATTGGCCAGACGGGGGCTGATAACCAGTGGAAGAGAGAGTGCTTTAGGGTTGTGGGTGACAGCGAGAGGCCCCTGATGCTGCAGTCGCTGTGGAAGCCCAAGGATGGCTTCTCCAGGCGTTTTGAAATCCAGCTGCGGGCAAGCGTCGAAGAGCAAAGTTTAAAGGATAGGGACACAATCACAGCAG GGATCAATGCTCAGGCTCGTAAGCTGCAGAAGACCCGCTCCAGAGTGACCTCCCTGTTTGTGGACAGCAGCGGGGAGGACGCAGATGGACTCGGCATCTGGAGGAGCCTCAGCGAGATGGATTTGTCCGCGATGGGTAAGGAGGCTAGCAAGGCCCAACAGAGTGCGCTCAGAGAGGATCCCGAGGCTGAGGCCGACAAGGAAGTGCTGCGTCTTGGCATGGAAAAGGAGGAGACTGAGAGCAGCGATGATAACACAACCCAGTACTCCATCCACCCACCCTTTGACTTCCCTTATTTCCTCCTGCTGCAGGGCTACAgccacagacag GATTTCGTCATCTATCTCATGAGTGGGACCACCACCATCTTTGGCTGCTGCAGGGAGCATCACACTGGAGAAGATGAGGAGAGGCTGAAGGTGGACATCCTCCTGTTTGCTCCAGATGTGTTACCACAGCACTGCTGTGTCAGACGACTGGACTCTAACAGCCAAACTtccacaggaggagagcacagaaAGACGCTGACGATGCTGAAGCCCCTTCATGGAGCTCCTGTGACCCGAAATGGTTTACTCCTTAAAGAGGAGGTTGAACTGAATCCAGGCGATTTGGTTGGCTTGGGGAAACACTACTTGTTCATGTTTAAGGATCCTACAAGCACACCAGGATCACTTCACGCTCCTCCTTGGATGACCAGACTCTGCCCAAACTCTGACTCAAGGACCTCTTGTTTGTCATGCGGCTCCTTGGTGGCTGGAAAAAAGCTCCAGAGGAAGCTTTTACCTCCTCGTTGGAGAGACCTGGAGGGCACTGAGGCTTCGCTGAGCTATGAACTCGACCAGGAGGAAAAAGTCCTACAACAGATCCTGGACATGTTGGACCCCAATGGGAATGAACCAAAGCTGACACCAGCTTTCCTGCTGAGTCTCTGCATCCAGCACTCATCCTCCACGTTTGAGCTGACGCATTTCAGACAGCTGCTGCTTCGGCTATCCAATCAGATCCAGCTCATTACGTGG GAGAAAACAAAGGAGCTTGCAGCAATCCAGCCAGAAAC GAGCTCTGGCGACGAGCAGTCGGAGcagctgcagcttctcagtATGAAGGAGCTGATCCCGGGCCTGCAGCCGCTGGTGCTCTGGATGGCTAACTCCATCGAACTGCTGCACTTCATCCAGCATGAAGTCCCACAGCTGCTGCCCTGGAGGCTGGACCAGGAGGATGAAG GTCTGCTGGACTCTGAGATATCATCCACTCGGACAGCCTGCGAGGAAGCCATGACAGTCTTGGAGGAAGTCATCatgttcaccttccagcagacCGTCTACTACCTAACAAAG AGCATGTATTCGGCCCTGTCTGGCCTGCTGGATGGGAACCCTTTCTCGGAGAGCGGTCAGCTGCGAGTGCCCGATGGTCTTGAGAGCATCCTGGAGGTCCTGAAGGAGGCGCTGAAGCTGCTGACGGCCTTCCAGGTGCATCCGGACATCTCGTTACAGCTCTGCGCCTACCTGTTCTTCTTCATCAATGCATCGCTCTTCAACACCCTCATGGAGAGAG GATCTGTCGCTGGGTTCTATCAGTGGTCCCGAGGCGTGCAGATCCGGGCCAACCTGGACCTGCTGATGGACTGGATCCAGAGCATCGGTCTGGGTGATCTGGCCACCGAGTTTTTCCAAAAGCTCTCTGCTGCTGTCAATCTGCTGGCCACACCCAAAGAAACCCTGCTGCAG GCATCCTGGGTTTCTCTCAGGACCGAGTTCGCTGCTCTGAAACCCGCCCAGCTTCACCACATGCTGAGGGAGTACAACTCCGGGAAGGCCTGCCCCTCCGGATGGAGTCCGTCACCGGGTGATGCAGAGGACGCCGACAGAACGG CCGACATCCTGGAGAGCTTCGACAACCACCCGCCGCTCATCCTGCCCAGCAGCACGTTTCACCTGGAGCTAGGCAAACCCATCGTGGAGCCGGCGCTGTTTGAGCAGCTCGCACGTCTGCAGGATTTCATCAGCCAGCTTCCTCGCAGTGAAACCCGAGCCAAACCCGAAGCGGAGGAGCAG CCTGTCAATGAGACGACTACAGACAGCCAGTCTGCGACCTCGGCCTCAGTCAGAGTCGCCCAGGATCCAGCCGATCAGGCGGTCTCCGACCCGGTAGACCCGGACTCTCTTACGTCTGCAGAACCAGCTCAGGCCCGAGTCCCTCCTGGCGACCTGAGCAGCTGTGAGGCCGTCCTGGCCCAGAAGCtgaaaagcctggagctgcagAACACCCTCCCAGGACAGGCCGACATGGGCTACCACAAGAGCCTGGCCCTGGACCCATCCTGCCTGCTCACGCCACCCAACACCCCGCAGGGGATGGAGCTGGCTGAGCTGGAGGCTGACCTGCAGGAGGGCACCCGCCAACTAAAGAAAG cCAGTGGAAGTGTTGGGAGGAAGACGGGAAAcgaggaagcagcagcagaggaagaagaagacagagaggaagtgTTTGCGGTGGAGCTCCACAAAGGGCCTCACGGTCTCGGGCTGGCACTCGTAGATGGGACG AAAACACCGCTGAGAATGAGCGGCATTTATGTGAAGTCAGTCGTTCCCGAGTCCCCGGCCGCCAAATGTCAGAAACTGAGAACCGGTGATCGAATCCTGGCCGTGAACGGCGTCAGCCTGGTTGGGATGGAATATAGCAT tGGACGGGAACTGATTCGCTCATCCGGAGACATACTTAAACTTCTGGTTGCCAAGATGGACTCCAAAACAGGCATCAAAGCCTCCACTTTGACAACGTGCTGA